A stretch of Allostreptomyces psammosilenae DNA encodes these proteins:
- a CDS encoding LysR family transcriptional regulator: MSEPFPTPVDLDLRLVQCFTVVAEHRHFGRAAEALQTTQPSLSRQIRRLEQQVGVRLLDRTTRGTRLSEAGEIFLPQARELLRAAVEAMARTRAAARPSSVTIGYTRGLIITPAVRALRDRNPGAEVHTRLLAWNDSRAALLEHRVDAVVTRLPFPTDQLCVTVLYDEPRVLVVPRDHRLAGRESVTLEDIADEPIPHVRQSDPLLNAYWRLDPRPDGRPAPAGPLVEALEDKHELIAAGQAVAIGPPLDHATGLHPGLTTVPLHGVEPSQVVLATRTGDRSRLVTAFRKHAEALLTGAHRAAPTPTT; the protein is encoded by the coding sequence ATGTCCGAGCCGTTCCCCACGCCCGTGGATCTCGACCTGCGGCTGGTGCAGTGCTTCACGGTGGTCGCCGAGCACCGGCACTTCGGCCGTGCCGCCGAGGCGCTGCAGACCACCCAGCCGTCCCTGAGCCGGCAGATCCGCCGCCTCGAACAGCAGGTGGGCGTCCGCCTGCTGGACCGCACCACGCGCGGCACCCGGCTCAGCGAGGCCGGCGAGATCTTCCTGCCGCAGGCCAGAGAACTGCTGCGCGCCGCGGTCGAGGCGATGGCCCGCACCCGGGCCGCGGCCCGGCCCAGCAGCGTCACCATCGGCTACACCAGGGGGCTGATCATCACTCCGGCCGTGCGCGCCCTGCGCGACCGCAATCCCGGTGCCGAGGTCCACACCCGCCTGCTCGCCTGGAACGACTCGCGCGCCGCGTTGCTGGAGCACCGCGTCGACGCCGTGGTGACGCGCCTGCCGTTCCCCACCGACCAGCTGTGCGTCACCGTCCTCTACGACGAGCCGCGCGTGCTGGTCGTGCCGCGCGACCACCGTCTGGCCGGCAGGGAGTCCGTCACCCTGGAGGACATCGCCGACGAGCCGATCCCCCACGTACGCCAGTCCGACCCGCTGCTGAACGCCTACTGGCGGCTCGATCCCCGGCCCGACGGGCGGCCCGCGCCCGCCGGCCCCCTGGTCGAAGCCCTCGAGGACAAGCACGAACTCATCGCCGCCGGGCAGGCCGTGGCCATCGGGCCGCCCCTCGACCACGCGACCGGCCTGCATCCCGGCCTCACCACCGTCCCCCTGCACGGGGTCGAACCCAGTCAGGTCGTGCTCGCCACCCGCACCGGAGACCGCAGCCGCCTGGTCACCGCTTTCCGCAAGCATGCCGAAGCCCTGCTCACCGGAGCCCACCGGGCCGCACCGACGCCCACCACGTGA
- a CDS encoding CBS domain-containing protein, protein MPNLVRDVMTADPATVSPRTTLLEAARLMREADIGEVPVVEGRRLVGILTDRDLVVRGIAPDLDVHEVPVSRVCSTDVVSVAPDDPLEQAVAQMRDRAVRRLPVVDDNAVVGVITIGDLAMAKEPGSLLAEISNAVPNV, encoded by the coding sequence ATGCCGAACCTGGTGCGCGATGTGATGACCGCCGACCCCGCCACCGTGTCCCCGCGGACGACGCTGCTGGAGGCCGCCCGGCTGATGCGGGAGGCCGACATCGGGGAGGTGCCCGTCGTGGAGGGGAGGCGCCTGGTCGGCATCCTCACCGACCGCGACCTGGTGGTTCGGGGCATCGCCCCCGATCTGGACGTGCACGAGGTCCCGGTGTCGCGGGTGTGCAGCACCGACGTGGTCTCGGTCGCGCCGGACGACCCGCTGGAACAGGCCGTGGCCCAGATGCGGGACCGGGCGGTGCGCCGGCTGCCGGTCGTGGACGACAACGCCGTGGTGGGCGTGATCACCATCGGTGACCTCGCCATGGCCAAGGAGCCCGGCTCCCTGCTGGCCGAGATCAGCAACGCGGTCCCCAACGTGTGA
- a CDS encoding SCO6745 family protein: MDLKAVRDVSRTISATHLFVYFIPEAREEAAELGVTEYGPAYFAFRSAPMGAVPWQVTLAAFYNFSPRSVRAMAGVWDTATPEQWQAARFAAVGRAMRRVDVHLTADQIAEARSLIDPVVASADYAGKTMAAANASVPLPSDPLVALWQQITVLREWRGDAHFTVLAANGIGPCDCNVLQTATGHFPEAIARATRLWNDEEVAAATARLVARGWLNADGTPTAAGVAAREQIEVETDEHCAALWTPIGDGGVRRLTSLITPIHDAFTAAGTYPFRVEPAGTPPADL; the protein is encoded by the coding sequence ATGGACCTGAAGGCCGTTCGCGACGTCAGCCGCACCATCAGCGCGACCCACCTGTTCGTCTACTTCATCCCCGAGGCACGGGAAGAGGCCGCCGAGCTCGGCGTGACCGAGTACGGACCGGCGTACTTCGCCTTCCGGTCGGCCCCGATGGGCGCGGTCCCCTGGCAGGTCACGCTCGCGGCCTTCTACAACTTCAGCCCGCGGTCGGTGCGGGCCATGGCAGGCGTGTGGGACACCGCGACGCCGGAGCAGTGGCAGGCCGCTCGCTTCGCGGCCGTCGGCCGTGCGATGCGGCGCGTCGACGTGCACCTCACCGCCGACCAGATCGCGGAGGCGCGATCGCTGATCGACCCGGTCGTCGCGAGTGCCGACTACGCCGGGAAGACGATGGCCGCCGCCAACGCCTCGGTCCCCCTCCCGTCCGATCCGCTCGTCGCGCTGTGGCAGCAGATCACGGTGCTGCGCGAGTGGCGCGGCGACGCGCACTTCACCGTGCTCGCCGCCAACGGCATCGGGCCGTGCGACTGCAACGTCCTGCAGACCGCGACCGGTCACTTCCCGGAGGCGATCGCCCGTGCCACCCGGCTGTGGAACGACGAGGAGGTGGCCGCGGCGACGGCACGCCTCGTCGCACGCGGCTGGCTCAACGCCGACGGCACCCCGACCGCCGCCGGCGTCGCGGCGCGCGAGCAGATCGAGGTCGAGACCGACGAGCACTGCGCCGCGCTGTGGACGCCGATCGGCGACGGAGGCGTCCGCCGCCTCACCTCGCTCATCACGCCGATCCACGACGCGTTCACCGCGGCCGGGACGTACCCCTTCCGCGTGGAACCGGCGGGCACGCCGCCCGCGGATCTGTAG
- a CDS encoding uridine kinase → MRARPVTPDVLTSEIADRIADAAKDAAEAARPAPTRLRVAVDGAPAARPSDLAAALVEPLRLRGHAVLRVSAGDFLRQASLRLEFGREDPDEFHDAWFDYPGLTREVLAPLRAGGSGRVLPTLWDPVTDRATRAEYVTVPPGGVLLLDGPLLLGRGLELDFAVHLWLSPAALQRRTADAERWTLPAYARYEEETGPARLADIAVRMDHPDRPALIDDFDN, encoded by the coding sequence GTGCGTGCCCGCCCCGTCACCCCCGACGTCCTGACCAGCGAGATCGCCGACCGGATCGCGGACGCCGCGAAGGACGCCGCCGAGGCCGCCCGCCCGGCCCCCACCCGGCTGCGGGTGGCCGTCGACGGCGCCCCGGCGGCCCGCCCCTCCGACCTGGCCGCGGCGCTGGTGGAACCGCTGCGGCTGCGCGGACACGCGGTGCTCCGGGTGTCGGCCGGCGACTTCCTGCGGCAGGCCTCGCTGCGGCTGGAGTTCGGCCGGGAAGACCCGGACGAGTTCCACGACGCCTGGTTCGACTACCCCGGGCTGACCCGTGAGGTGCTGGCACCGCTCCGCGCCGGCGGCTCCGGCCGGGTGCTGCCCACCCTGTGGGACCCGGTGACGGACCGGGCCACCCGCGCGGAGTACGTGACCGTACCACCGGGCGGCGTCCTGCTGCTGGACGGGCCGCTGCTGCTCGGCCGCGGCCTGGAACTGGACTTCGCCGTCCACCTGTGGCTCTCCCCCGCCGCGCTGCAGCGGCGCACCGCCGACGCGGAGCGGTGGACCCTGCCCGCCTACGCCCGCTACGAGGAGGAGACCGGCCCGGCCCGCCTCGCCGACATCGCGGTGCGGATGGACCACCCGGACCGCCCGGCCCTGATCGACGACTTCGACAACTGA
- a CDS encoding oxygenase MpaB family protein — MTTGTEPATRPGSRAGSAPDGCLACAPVADHAPRPPSHHAVFRALALDTCPADLEIGFALAFQRTYGLPAVATALHATGKAVSRPRERAKDTGRVMYAVIRHGLAPGSPGHAAVRRLDALHAPHWLGADAARYVIAALIVVPLRWLDRHGRRPACHHERAAAHRLFTEMGELMGVRGLPTSWESTAAWADAFEADHFRYTPEAGRLMAATRTYLAHRLPTALRPLAPLAGAAWAALLDDRLRLATGVSRPPAPVRAAVAAALHLRSRGRRRRAVTGAADGADGADGAVTGAGRAPERRAGSPATRAAG; from the coding sequence GTGACCACCGGCACCGAACCCGCCACGCGACCCGGTTCGCGGGCCGGCTCGGCCCCGGACGGCTGCCTGGCCTGCGCACCCGTCGCGGACCACGCCCCCCGCCCGCCCAGCCACCACGCGGTCTTCCGCGCCCTCGCGCTGGACACCTGCCCGGCGGACCTGGAGATCGGCTTCGCGCTCGCCTTCCAGCGCACCTACGGCCTGCCCGCCGTCGCCACCGCGCTGCACGCCACCGGCAAGGCCGTCTCGCGCCCGCGCGAGCGGGCCAAGGACACCGGGCGCGTGATGTACGCCGTCATCCGGCACGGCCTCGCCCCGGGCAGCCCCGGACACGCCGCCGTGCGCCGACTCGACGCGCTGCACGCGCCGCACTGGCTCGGGGCCGACGCCGCCCGCTACGTGATCGCCGCCCTCATCGTGGTGCCGCTGCGCTGGCTGGACCGCCACGGCCGCCGCCCGGCCTGCCACCACGAACGGGCCGCCGCCCACCGGCTGTTCACCGAGATGGGCGAGCTGATGGGGGTGCGCGGCCTGCCCACCAGCTGGGAGTCCACCGCCGCCTGGGCCGACGCCTTCGAGGCCGACCACTTCCGCTACACCCCCGAGGCGGGGCGCCTGATGGCGGCCACCCGCACCTACCTCGCCCACCGGCTCCCCACCGCGCTGCGCCCCCTGGCCCCGCTCGCCGGCGCCGCCTGGGCGGCCCTGCTGGACGACCGCCTGCGCCTGGCCACCGGCGTGAGCCGCCCACCGGCCCCGGTGCGCGCCGCCGTGGCCGCCGCCCTCCATCTCCGCTCGCGCGGGCGGCGGCGCCGGGCGGTGACGGGCGCGGCGGACGGGGCGGACGGGGCGGACGGGGCGGTGACGGGCGCGGGCCGCGCCCCGGAGCGGCGGGCCGGCTCGCCGGCTACCCGCGCGGCTGGGTGA
- a CDS encoding glutathione peroxidase, protein MSLYDIPLRTLEGEPASLGDYKGRALLIVNVASKCGLTPQYEGLERLQQRYGDRGLTVLGFPCNQFLGQEPGTAEEIRTFCSTTYGVSFPLFEKVEVNGENRHPLYAELVRLADEDGEAGDVQWNFEKYLVSAEGEPVARFRPRTEPEAPELLAAIEDQLPATA, encoded by the coding sequence ATGAGCCTGTACGACATCCCGCTGCGCACCCTGGAGGGCGAGCCGGCGTCGCTCGGCGACTACAAGGGCCGGGCGCTGCTGATCGTCAACGTCGCCTCCAAGTGCGGGCTGACGCCCCAGTACGAGGGGCTGGAGCGCCTCCAGCAGCGGTACGGCGACCGCGGTCTGACGGTCCTCGGCTTCCCGTGCAACCAGTTCCTGGGGCAGGAGCCCGGCACGGCGGAGGAGATCCGCACCTTCTGCTCGACGACCTACGGCGTCTCCTTCCCGCTCTTCGAGAAGGTCGAGGTCAACGGGGAGAACCGGCACCCGCTCTACGCGGAGCTGGTGCGGCTCGCCGACGAGGACGGCGAGGCCGGCGACGTGCAGTGGAACTTCGAGAAGTACCTGGTTTCGGCGGAGGGCGAGCCGGTGGCCCGCTTCCGGCCGCGCACCGAGCCGGAGGCCCCCGAGCTGCTGGCCGCGATCGAGGACCAGCTGCCCGCCACCGCCTGA
- a CDS encoding VOC family protein gives MDIKLSQCFIAVDDHDQAVPFYRDVLGLEVRNDVGFEGMRWVTMGSPSQPDVDVVLEPPLADPNASPADRQALAELLAKGLLRGVIFHTDDVDATFERIRAAGGEVLQEPIDQPYGVRDCAFRDPSGNMLRFTQPRG, from the coding sequence ATGGACATCAAGCTTTCACAGTGCTTCATCGCCGTCGACGACCACGACCAGGCGGTCCCCTTCTACCGGGACGTCCTCGGCCTGGAGGTGCGCAACGACGTCGGGTTCGAGGGGATGCGCTGGGTGACCATGGGCTCGCCGTCACAGCCCGACGTGGACGTCGTGCTCGAACCGCCCCTCGCCGACCCGAACGCCTCGCCCGCCGACCGGCAGGCCCTGGCGGAACTGCTGGCCAAGGGGCTGCTGCGCGGCGTCATCTTCCACACCGACGACGTGGACGCCACGTTCGAGCGCATCCGGGCCGCGGGGGGCGAGGTGCTGCAGGAGCCGATCGACCAGCCGTACGGCGTCCGGGACTGCGCCTTCCGCGACCCCAGCGGCAACATGCTGCGCTTCACCCAGCCGCGCGGGTAG
- a CDS encoding LysE family transporter — MTGVLVAGLLAGYGIAVPVGAIAALLVDYGARRPFRVAAAAAMGVATADGLYALAAVLGGAAAARLIEPVAPAMRLLAGLLLLALAVQTVATALRRHHAPATAAAPGPDGGAATAPRAFWLFLGLTVLNPATIVYFGALVLGRQAESGAGAGTGPGPTELLFALAAFAASASWQLLVAAGGNLVGRLLTGRRGRLVTALVSAGVVALLAGRLLLAG, encoded by the coding sequence GTGACCGGCGTCCTGGTCGCGGGCCTGCTGGCGGGCTACGGCATCGCCGTGCCGGTCGGCGCGATCGCCGCCCTGCTGGTGGACTACGGCGCGCGCCGCCCGTTCCGGGTGGCCGCCGCGGCGGCCATGGGCGTCGCCACGGCGGACGGCCTCTACGCGCTGGCCGCCGTCCTGGGCGGCGCGGCGGCGGCGCGGCTGATCGAACCGGTGGCGCCGGCCATGCGCCTGCTGGCCGGGCTGCTGCTCCTGGCGCTGGCGGTGCAGACGGTGGCCACCGCCCTGCGGCGGCACCACGCCCCGGCGACCGCCGCCGCCCCCGGGCCGGACGGTGGGGCGGCGACCGCCCCGCGGGCCTTCTGGCTGTTCCTGGGGCTGACCGTGCTCAACCCGGCGACCATCGTCTACTTCGGCGCGCTGGTGCTGGGCAGGCAGGCGGAGTCCGGCGCGGGCGCCGGGACCGGCCCGGGCCCCACCGAGCTGCTCTTCGCCCTGGCCGCCTTCGCCGCCTCGGCGAGCTGGCAACTGCTGGTCGCGGCCGGCGGCAACCTGGTCGGCCGGCTGCTCACCGGCCGGCGGGGCCGGCTGGTCACCGCCCTGGTCTCCGCGGGGGTGGTCGCCCTGCTGGCCGGCCGGCTCCTGCTGGCCGGGTGA
- a CDS encoding small ribosomal subunit Rsm22 family protein: MNPPSDLRAAFEDVLSDVPTGRLAQEVERLIANYRGDTPTDQPILRGGLDVVAYAAYRMPATYAAVRFALGQLQRSAADWAPATHVDVGGGTGAASWAVADAWPGLHRQTVLDWSEPALELGRRLARSADRPALRGASWQRRVIGPGLSLPDADLVTVSYVLGELTAAGREAVVAEAAARGRVVLVVEPGTPAGYERVREARDRLLAAGLTVLAPCPHDGACPIVAGRDWCHFAVRVNRSAVHRQLKGASLSYEDEKFSYVAACRTPVPARAAADAAPAADASTAPAAGPAGRVLRHPTIRKGMVGLRLCTAEEGIRPVNVTKRHGQLYREARDLAWGECWPPVGGVPVEGVPVEGVPEDAAGRAGDTGTLGRLGETRPVGETGRVGGGGATPTVPGQRGPAD, translated from the coding sequence GTGAATCCGCCGAGTGACCTGCGTGCCGCCTTCGAGGACGTGCTCTCCGACGTGCCCACCGGCCGGCTCGCCCAGGAGGTCGAGCGGCTGATCGCCAACTACCGCGGGGACACCCCCACCGACCAGCCGATACTGCGCGGCGGGCTCGACGTGGTCGCCTACGCCGCCTACCGCATGCCGGCCACCTACGCGGCGGTGCGGTTCGCCCTCGGCCAGCTCCAGCGGTCGGCCGCCGACTGGGCCCCCGCCACCCACGTCGACGTGGGCGGCGGCACCGGGGCGGCCTCCTGGGCGGTGGCGGACGCCTGGCCGGGGCTGCACCGGCAGACGGTGCTGGACTGGTCCGAGCCCGCCCTGGAACTCGGCCGCCGGCTCGCACGCTCGGCGGACCGGCCGGCGCTGCGCGGGGCGAGCTGGCAGCGGCGGGTGATAGGCCCCGGGCTGAGCCTGCCCGACGCCGACCTGGTGACCGTCTCCTACGTGCTCGGCGAGCTCACCGCGGCCGGCCGGGAGGCGGTGGTCGCCGAGGCGGCGGCGCGGGGGCGGGTCGTGCTGGTCGTCGAGCCCGGCACCCCGGCGGGCTACGAACGCGTCCGCGAGGCCCGCGACCGCTTGCTGGCGGCCGGACTGACCGTGCTGGCGCCGTGTCCGCACGACGGCGCGTGCCCGATCGTCGCGGGGCGCGACTGGTGCCACTTCGCGGTGCGGGTGAACCGTTCCGCCGTCCACCGGCAGCTCAAGGGCGCCTCGCTGTCCTACGAGGACGAGAAGTTCTCCTACGTGGCGGCGTGCCGCACGCCCGTGCCGGCGCGTGCCGCCGCCGACGCCGCCCCGGCCGCCGACGCCTCCACCGCCCCGGCCGCCGGCCCGGCGGGGCGGGTGCTGCGGCATCCCACGATCCGCAAGGGCATGGTCGGCCTGCGGCTGTGCACGGCCGAGGAGGGCATCCGGCCGGTGAACGTCACCAAGCGGCACGGGCAGCTGTACCGGGAGGCCCGCGACCTGGCCTGGGGCGAGTGCTGGCCACCGGTCGGCGGCGTGCCGGTCGAGGGCGTGCCGGTCGAGGGCGTGCCGGAGGACGCGGCCGGGCGTGCCGGGGACACCGGCACGCTCGGCCGTCTCGGGGAGACCCGGCCTGTCGGGGAGACCGGCCGCGTCGGCGGGGGCGGCGCGACGCCCACCGTGCCCGGCCAGCGCGGCCCGGCCGACTGA
- a CDS encoding helix-turn-helix transcriptional regulator: MNLEDLVRLRRARDLMDRDYAKPLDVPALARVALMSPGHFSRSFRAAFGETPYSYLMTRRIERAKALLRRGDLTVTEVCMAVGCTSLGSFSSRFTELVGESPSAYRARRHDDGAAIPPCVAKIYTRPVRNGEAKPAPRA; the protein is encoded by the coding sequence GTGAACCTGGAAGACCTCGTCCGGCTCCGCCGGGCCCGTGACCTGATGGACCGCGACTACGCGAAGCCGCTGGACGTGCCGGCGCTGGCGCGCGTCGCCCTGATGTCGCCGGGGCACTTCTCCCGCAGCTTCCGCGCCGCCTTCGGGGAGACGCCGTACAGCTACCTCATGACGCGGCGGATCGAGCGGGCCAAGGCGCTGCTGCGGCGGGGCGACCTGACCGTGACCGAGGTCTGCATGGCGGTCGGCTGCACCTCGCTGGGGTCGTTCAGTTCGCGGTTCACCGAGCTGGTCGGCGAGAGCCCGAGCGCGTACCGGGCCCGCCGCCACGACGACGGCGCCGCCATCCCGCCCTGCGTCGCCAAGATCTACACGCGACCGGTCAGGAACGGAGAAGCGAAACCCGCGCCCCGCGCCTAG
- a CDS encoding DEAD/DEAH box helicase, whose translation MTLIEQLPSGADPDALLDAFTGWAADRGITLYPAQEEALIEILSGSNVILSTPTGSGKSLVAAGAHFAALADGRRTFYTAPIKALVSEKFFDLCATFGTDNVGMMTGDASVNPTAPIICCTAEVLASIALRDGERADVGQVVMDEFHFYAEPDRGWAWQVPLLELPRAQFLLMSATLGDVSRFETDLTRRTGRPTAVVRSATRPVPLFYDYRSTAIHETLEELLTTQQAPVYVVHFTQAAAVERAQSLMSINMCSRAEKDAIAELIGNFRFTTRFGRNLSRYVRHGIGVHHAGMLPKYRRLVERLAQAGLLKVICGTDTLGVGVNVPIRTVLFTALTKYDGVRVRQLRAREFHQIAGRAGRAGFDTTGYVVAQAPEHDIENAKALAKAGDDPKKRRKVVRKKAPEGFVGWNQNTFEKLIASEPEPLTSRFKVSHAMLLSVIGRPGNAFEAMRRLLTDNHEDRRSQLRQIRQAIAIYRSLLDGGIVEKLDQPDEEGRIVRLTVDLQADFALNQPLSTFALAALELLDRQSPDYPLDVLSVIEATLDDPRQILAAQTNKAKAEAVAQMKADGLEYEERMARLEEVSHPKPLEELLTHAYEVYRRGHPWVGDHPLRPKSVARDLYEQAMTFSDFVGHYELARAEGLVLRYLADAYRTLGRTVPEDAKTDDLRDLIEWLGELVRQVDSSLLDEWEQLQNPTEEGAEPADIEEKPAPVTANRRAFRVLVRNAMFRRVELAALGRYATLGEMDAESGWNADRWADAMAEYYAEHDELRTGPDARGPKLLMVDEEEQPGVWKVRQVFDDPAGDRDWGISAEIDLAACDEAGRAVVHVTSVDRW comes from the coding sequence GTGACTCTCATCGAACAGCTGCCCTCCGGCGCCGACCCCGATGCCCTGCTCGACGCCTTCACCGGATGGGCCGCCGACCGAGGGATCACCCTCTACCCAGCGCAGGAAGAGGCCCTGATCGAGATCCTGTCCGGATCCAACGTCATCCTCTCCACCCCCACCGGCTCCGGGAAGAGCCTGGTCGCGGCGGGCGCCCACTTCGCCGCGCTGGCCGACGGGCGCCGCACCTTCTACACCGCGCCGATCAAGGCCCTGGTCTCGGAGAAGTTCTTCGACCTGTGCGCCACCTTCGGCACGGACAACGTCGGCATGATGACCGGCGACGCCAGCGTCAACCCCACCGCCCCGATCATCTGCTGCACCGCCGAGGTGCTCGCCAGCATCGCGTTGCGCGACGGGGAGCGCGCCGACGTCGGCCAGGTGGTCATGGACGAGTTCCACTTCTACGCCGAACCCGACCGCGGCTGGGCCTGGCAGGTGCCGCTGCTGGAACTGCCCCGCGCCCAGTTCCTGCTGATGTCCGCCACCCTCGGCGACGTCAGCCGCTTCGAGACGGACCTGACCCGGCGCACCGGGCGCCCCACCGCCGTGGTGCGCTCCGCGACCCGCCCCGTGCCGCTCTTCTACGACTACCGCTCCACCGCCATCCACGAGACGCTGGAGGAGCTGCTCACCACCCAGCAGGCGCCGGTGTACGTGGTGCACTTCACCCAGGCCGCGGCCGTCGAGCGCGCCCAGTCGCTGATGAGCATCAACATGTGCAGCCGGGCGGAGAAGGACGCCATCGCCGAGCTGATCGGGAACTTCCGCTTCACCACCCGCTTCGGCCGCAACCTCTCCCGGTACGTCCGGCACGGCATCGGCGTGCACCACGCCGGCATGCTGCCCAAGTACCGGCGGCTGGTGGAGCGCCTGGCGCAGGCGGGCCTGCTCAAGGTCATCTGCGGCACGGACACCCTGGGCGTGGGCGTGAACGTGCCGATCCGCACCGTGCTGTTCACCGCGCTGACCAAGTACGACGGCGTGCGGGTGCGCCAGCTGCGGGCCCGGGAGTTCCACCAGATCGCCGGCCGGGCCGGCCGCGCCGGCTTCGACACCACCGGCTACGTCGTCGCCCAGGCGCCCGAGCACGACATCGAGAACGCCAAGGCGCTGGCCAAGGCCGGCGACGACCCGAAGAAGCGCCGCAAGGTGGTCCGCAAGAAGGCGCCCGAGGGCTTCGTGGGCTGGAACCAGAACACCTTCGAGAAGCTCATCGCCTCCGAGCCGGAGCCGCTGACCTCGCGGTTCAAGGTCTCCCACGCCATGCTGCTGAGCGTCATCGGCCGGCCAGGAAACGCCTTCGAGGCGATGCGCCGGCTGCTCACCGACAACCACGAGGACCGCCGCTCCCAGCTGCGGCAGATCCGCCAGGCCATCGCCATCTACCGCTCCCTGCTGGACGGCGGCATCGTGGAGAAGCTGGACCAGCCGGACGAGGAGGGCCGCATCGTCCGGCTCACCGTCGACCTCCAGGCCGACTTCGCCCTCAACCAGCCGCTGTCCACCTTCGCGCTGGCCGCCCTGGAACTCCTCGACCGGCAGTCCCCGGACTACCCGCTGGACGTCCTCAGCGTCATCGAGGCCACCCTGGACGACCCGCGGCAGATCCTCGCGGCGCAGACCAACAAGGCCAAGGCCGAGGCGGTCGCCCAGATGAAGGCGGACGGCCTGGAGTACGAGGAGCGGATGGCGCGCCTGGAGGAGGTCAGCCACCCCAAGCCGCTGGAGGAGCTCCTCACCCACGCCTACGAGGTCTACCGGCGCGGCCACCCCTGGGTGGGGGACCACCCGCTGCGGCCGAAGTCCGTCGCCCGCGACCTGTACGAGCAGGCGATGACCTTCTCCGACTTCGTCGGCCACTACGAGCTGGCCCGCGCCGAGGGCCTGGTGCTGCGCTACCTCGCCGACGCCTACCGCACCCTCGGCCGGACCGTGCCCGAGGACGCCAAGACGGACGACCTGCGCGACCTGATCGAGTGGCTGGGCGAACTGGTGCGGCAGGTGGACTCCAGCCTGCTGGACGAGTGGGAGCAGCTGCAGAACCCGACCGAGGAGGGCGCCGAGCCCGCCGACATCGAGGAGAAGCCGGCGCCGGTCACCGCCAACCGCCGCGCCTTCCGGGTGCTGGTGCGCAACGCCATGTTCCGCCGGGTCGAGCTCGCGGCCCTCGGCCGGTACGCGACGCTCGGCGAGATGGACGCCGAGAGCGGCTGGAACGCGGACCGCTGGGCGGACGCGATGGCGGAGTACTACGCCGAGCACGACGAGCTGCGCACCGGCCCGGACGCGCGCGGCCCGAAGCTGCTGATGGTCGACGAGGAGGAGCAGCCGGGGGTGTGGAAGGTCCGCCAGGTCTTCGACGACCCGGCCGGCGACCGCGACTGGGGCATCAGCGCGGAGATCGACCTGGCGGCCTGCGACGAGGCGGGCCGGGCGGTGGTGCACGTCACGTCGGTGGACCGGTGGTGA
- a CDS encoding DNA adenine methylase, with translation MTTRRPRATDGEGPSEGPSGGPGEGRSFLKWAGGKTRYADRLAALAPPYRGRYLEPFMGSAALFFELRPARAVLSDANPELVVCFRQVAEDPEKVMALLDAMPNDREFYDSVRAQRVEALSDAERAARVIYLNKTGFRGLWRVNRRGVFNVPYGAYDRPYYNRRTLLAASAALRGAEIHCRDFTEALRQAEAGDWVYLDPPYVPLGGFADFQRYTAEQFGEADHRRLAAAMREAAGRGVYVTLSNSDTPLSREIFADFRVTRMATRRDINLRAAGRGSWDLVFTNYETPAT, from the coding sequence GTGACCACGCGTAGACCTCGGGCGACCGACGGTGAGGGGCCGAGCGAGGGGCCGAGCGGGGGACCGGGCGAGGGGCGGTCGTTCCTCAAGTGGGCGGGGGGCAAGACCCGGTACGCCGACCGGCTCGCCGCCCTCGCCCCGCCCTACCGTGGCCGGTACCTGGAGCCGTTCATGGGCAGCGCGGCCCTCTTCTTCGAGCTGCGCCCGGCGCGCGCCGTGCTCTCGGACGCCAACCCCGAGCTGGTGGTCTGCTTCCGGCAGGTCGCCGAGGATCCGGAGAAGGTCATGGCGCTGCTCGACGCCATGCCGAACGACCGGGAGTTCTACGACTCGGTGCGCGCCCAGCGCGTCGAGGCGCTGTCCGACGCGGAACGGGCCGCCCGCGTCATCTACCTGAACAAGACCGGTTTCCGCGGGTTATGGCGGGTCAACCGGCGGGGGGTCTTCAACGTCCCCTACGGCGCCTACGACCGGCCCTACTACAACCGGCGGACCCTGCTCGCCGCCTCCGCCGCGCTGCGCGGCGCGGAGATCCACTGCCGGGACTTCACCGAGGCCCTGCGGCAGGCGGAGGCGGGCGACTGGGTCTACCTCGACCCGCCCTACGTCCCCCTCGGCGGCTTCGCCGACTTCCAGCGGTACACCGCAGAGCAGTTCGGCGAGGCCGACCACCGGCGGCTGGCCGCCGCCATGCGGGAGGCGGCCGGGCGCGGCGTGTACGTCACCCTCTCCAACAGCGACACCCCCCTGAGCCGGGAGATCTTCGCCGACTTCCGGGTCACCCGGATGGCGACCCGACGGGACATCAACCTCCGCGCGGCCGGCCGCGGCAGCTGGGACCTCGTCTTCACCAACTACGAGACCCCAGCCACCTGA